The nucleotide sequence CTTACCTTCGGGGAATATTTCTTACATTTATGATGCCACTGGCGTAAAATTAAAGAAAACGGTGAGTACTGGTGCTACAACTAAATATGCAGGAAACTATATCTATGAGGATAGTGGTAGTGGTGATGTGTTAAAATTCTTTAACCACCCAGAAGGCTATGTAGAACCTGATGGAAGTAACTGGGATTATGTATACCAATACAAAGACCACTTAGGGAATATTAGATTAAGTTATAAAAATACTGGTACAACGAGTTCTCCAACCTTGCAAATACAAGAAGAAAACAACTACTATCCTTTTGGCTTAAAACATAAAGGGTATAATAATAATCCGATTAGTGAGAACAAGTATCATACATATAATGGAAAAGAGCTTGAAGAAGCTCTAGGACTAAACTGGTTAGAATATGGCGCTCGTAATTATGACGCTGCAATTGGTAGATTTTTTAATATTGATAGATATTCTGAAAGTTTTATGCCTATTTCTACTTATCAGTATGCTGCAAATAATCCAGTAAGTTATATTGATTATAATGGGGATTATATTACTTTAGGGATAAATGATGAAGAAGGAAATGAATATTCAGTTTTATATGAAAACGGAAAAGCATACCACTATTCAAAAGATGAAGATGGTAATATTGTCAAAGGAGGGGAGTATGATGGCGATGCTAGTTTTGTTGATCAAGCCGTTTCTGATTTGGGTAAAATAGGAAATACTAAACAGGGAAATACCATCCTTGGAAAGTTGCAAAGATCATCAACACGTTACAATATTAGTAATTCTGGAGATGCTTTAACAAATAGTTATGACCATGAGAATAACGAGATTAGTTATTCTCCGCTTAAAGTTGGTCTTAGAGATGGTGTTTTTTTTAATGAAAGTCATATCAAGTTAGGACATGAGTTAGCGCATGCATATGATGATCAAAGAGGTTTTAATATGAATAGTACAACTTTAGGAGGGCTACCTGCTAGTGAAATAAATGCTGTAAGATTTGAGAATTATTTACGAGCTCTAAATGGAGAATCTACAATGAGGACAAAATATACCTATCCAAATAGGAAAGAACCATACAGTTTAAGAAGTAGCTTAGGGGGTACTACTGCCAATTTTTTTAAAAGGTTTATTGCTCCGTCATCTTTAACATTAAATAATAATCAAATATCTCCAGAAAAAAAGTTAATTAAAATAGATAATACTAGAGTTAGTATACCAAAGGTTGTTGACACAAATAAGCAAAAATTTATATCAGATAATTAATTTAAATTTAGAAAAATGAGAGTTTTAATATTATTGATTCTTTTTAGTAGTTGTAGTAGTCTTGGGAGTTTTTCTACTAAAACCAGTGAAGAATCAAGCTATGAAAAAGTATCAATTGAACAAGTAGTATTAAATCCTAATTTTTACCATGAAAAACAAATTGAATTAAGTGGTTTTTTTTATAAGGATTTGGGTTACACATCTATCTCGGAAAAAAAATACTCTGATCCCTATGAAAGTATATGGGTTGATTTTAATTATAAGGATAATTTATTAAATGCTAAAAATGAAGAGCTTTTTAAGAATGATAGATTATTAAATTTTTCACTTCAAAAAATTAAAATTAGGGGCGTGTTTAATAAGAATAAAAAAGGTAATTTGAGTGCATATAGTGGATCACTGACAGAAATCACATATTTTGGCAGTATAAACTAAGGGGGTAATGTTCCAAATTGGCACCTAAGTCAATTATTAGGTTGTAATTATTGAAAACCAATGGATTAAAAGAAGAATAGGTTTCGTTTTCGAAACCTATTCTTGTTATTTGAAATTATGAACATCTATTATACGTTATAAAATAGGGGATAAAAATCCTATCGTGTTTCAAATTGGAACTTAAGATTATATTTACAAAATGAATTGTAAATATTGCGGGCAGATCAACACGATTAAAAAAGGAAAAAGAAATAATACGCAACGATTTTATTGTAAAGATTGTGAGCGTTATTTTCAAAATGACTATACATATAAAGCTTACGGTAGTAATATCAATTCGTTGCTAAAACAATTACTTAAAGAAGGTTGTGGTGTTAGAAGTATTTCAAGAATGTTAAGTATTTCTTGTGGAACAGTTTTATCAAGAATGTTGAAAATTAGTAAACAAATCAAGATTCCATATTTTAATAAACTTGGGTGTAAGTTTGAAGTTGATGAGATGTTTATAAAAATTGCAAATGGCAACTCTCAAAATTGGCTTGCTTATGCTATAGAGAGAAAAACAAAACAAGTTATAGATTTTGTAATTACAACTACGCGTTCAAAAGAACGTATCTATCCAATAATTAATAAGGTATTATTACTGCAACCCAATAGAATTTATACTGATGGATTAAATATTTACCCAAGTATGATCCCAAAAGAGATTCATAAGCGTTTTCAATATTGTACTAATATTATTGAACGCTATAATTTAACCTTACGTACTCATATTAAACGGTTAAGTAGAAAAACTATTTGTTTTTCAAGAAACAAAATCTATCTTGAAGCTCATTTAAAGATTTATTTTTGGGGTTAGGAGTAATTGTTTGATAAATATCTGGAAGAAAAGGACTTTTCTGTATTTTAAAAAATATGTAAATAAACATTGCTAGAAATTACTAAACTAGTTGATAACAATCTAAATTACCAAGCTTATTATGGAAGGGTATTAAAAACATTAAATAATCCCTTTTTCTTCTGCAATTTTTAAAAGTGCTTTATCATTACAATTTTCTACATTAAAAACCTCTTTAAGGATCCTTTTACGTCTCTCAATACCGCTTTTAGACATATTTATTAAACTTGGTAAATCTTTCATTTTAATTCCTTTAGATAAATAATGCAAGATTAACCTATCAAAATTATCCAATGTGAAATTATTGGTCATTTGACGTCTAATAAATTGTAAAACCTCTTTACTGTAATATGGAGGCTCAATTAAAATAGTTCTTATTGCATGGATAAGCTCTTTAAAATCTATGTCTGTATTTACTATGATAGATTCTGGGTCAAGGGTTTTTAAAATACTACTAATCCTATAGTTATCACATTTTTGCGTAAAAACCATTAGCTTAGCTTTTGGAGACCTATTTCTTAACTCTTGTGCTATATCATCTACAAATATTAATTTGCTTGTAGAAGAAGGAGGCAAATTAATATTTAGTAGTACAATATCTATTAAGCTATTTGGTGTCATTTTTTTAATTACTTCAAAAGCAGATTCACAATTTTTGATTGTATTTATATTAAAATTGAAACTCTCATATAATTTACTAACCTCATTTAAGGCTCTTTTAAACACATCTATAATTAGAGATTGATTTTCTACAATTAAAACCTTGATTGTTTTAGCCTTATATAGCATAAATATATATATTTAAAATTATAGGTGTATTCCTACTAGAATAAACATTTATTATGCCTAAAACTAACTGCTTTCTAATTTCAATCATAATACAAATGAGCGAAAGGTGTGTTTTGTTGAGTAAACTCTAAAATTAGGTAGAGTCATTCTAATTAACTTATCTAATTATTTTAAAACAGTTGTTAACTTATAGCTAATAAGAAAAGCCCTTTTCAAAAAGCACTAATTTGACTTTTAGTTTTTGGAATAAAAAGATCCAATATTGCTGTTGAACGTCGCTCTATTTAAAGGCCAAAATTAGCTCACTACAACTTTGTTAAATTTAATGCACAAAAAAAGTCCAACATTTCTGTTGAACTTTTCTCTATTTGCTCCTCCTCTTGGGCTCGAACCAAGGACCCTCTGATTAACAGTCAGATGCTCTAACCAACTGAGCTAAGGAGGACTGTTTTTCCGCTTTTGCGAGCGCAAATATATATTATTTTTTATATACTACAAATATAATGTTCAAAAAACTTTAATTAGTAAAAGCCTTGAAAATATCATTCCCATTAGCAAAAAGTACTAGGGCAATTAATATAAAGAAACCTATCATTTGAGCGTATTCCATAAATTTATCACTTGGCTTTCTACCAGACACCATTTCATATAACAAAAACATCACATGTCCTCCATCTAAAGCAGGTATTGGTAATAAATTTAATACTCCTAACATTATTGATAAAAAGGCTGTAAGATTCCAGAAATCTGCCCAAATCCACTGACCTGAAAAAACATCAAAAATGGCTTTAAAACCTCCTACTCCTTTATAAGCACCTGTTTTAGGAGAGAAAATTTTACCTAATTGCTCCCAATAACTAACAATTTGTCCTGTAAACTTGTCTAATCCACCACCAAAACTTTCTAAAAAAGTATATTCTTTGCGTGTTACTTCAAAATAACCTAATTCGTTAAACCGTTCAAAGTGTTGAGCACGAGTTATTCCAAATCTACCTTCAGAATCAACTTTTAATTCTCTAATAATATTTTCTTCACCTCTTAAAAATTTAGTAGAAACTGTCTTTCCTTTATAACCTTGTAACATTATTGATAACTGATCAAAATATTTTACGTCTTGATCATTAATAGATAGTAAGATATCTCCTGCTTTTAAATCTGCATTAGCATTTTGCAAAGTATCAACTAAACTGTTCACCATAAATGGAACCCTTAGTTTAAATAATTTTTCTTTTGTTTTTCTTGAAGATAACTGACCTAAAAAAT is from Pontimicrobium sp. SW4 and encodes:
- the rseP gene encoding RIP metalloprotease RseP; the protein is MEFVIKISQFLLSLSLLIVLHELGHFIPAKLFKTRVEKFYLFFDIKYSLFKKKIGETVYGIGWLPLGGYVKISGMIDESMDKEQMAEEPKPWEFRSKPSWQRLIIMLGGVTVNFILAYFIYVFLSFAYGDTDFSSESLKDGYWIEHELLLDLGFQTGDKIISIDDVKVEAHSDVIKKIISGEKYVVDRNGVIKTIEMPVDFLGQLSSRKTKEKLFKLRVPFMVNSLVDTLQNANADLKAGDILLSINDQDVKYFDQLSIMLQGYKGKTVSTKFLRGEENIIRELKVDSEGRFGITRAQHFERFNELGYFEVTRKEYTFLESFGGGLDKFTGQIVSYWEQLGKIFSPKTGAYKGVGGFKAIFDVFSGQWIWADFWNLTAFLSIMLGVLNLLPIPALDGGHVMFLLYEMVSGRKPSDKFMEYAQMIGFFILIALVLFANGNDIFKAFTN
- a CDS encoding DNA-binding response regulator; protein product: MLYKAKTIKVLIVENQSLIIDVFKRALNEVSKLYESFNFNINTIKNCESAFEVIKKMTPNSLIDIVLLNINLPPSSTSKLIFVDDIAQELRNRSPKAKLMVFTQKCDNYRISSILKTLDPESIIVNTDIDFKELIHAIRTILIEPPYYSKEVLQFIRRQMTNNFTLDNFDRLILHYLSKGIKMKDLPSLINMSKSGIERRKRILKEVFNVENCNDKALLKIAEEKGII
- a CDS encoding IS1 family transposase encodes the protein MNCKYCGQINTIKKGKRNNTQRFYCKDCERYFQNDYTYKAYGSNINSLLKQLLKEGCGVRSISRMLSISCGTVLSRMLKISKQIKIPYFNKLGCKFEVDEMFIKIANGNSQNWLAYAIERKTKQVIDFVITTTRSKERIYPIINKVLLLQPNRIYTDGLNIYPSMIPKEIHKRFQYCTNIIERYNLTLRTHIKRLSRKTICFSRNKIYLEAHLKIYFWG